GACTACTTACAGCAGTACCTTAAACATTGCCGTTAACACCAATACCTATGGAGTTACCGAAGGGTCGTCACCAGGTTCCGCAGTCGTCATTAACACCACCTCCAATGATCTGCTATTCCCCACCACCAGCACCCTTCAAAACGGTACTTATACATTTAACAACGTAACTCTTGCCGCGGGAGCCGTCGTCACGGCGATTGAAGGAAGCGACGCCAACACCGGAACCGGCAAAGGTCTTACCAACAACACTTATGGTAGTGGCGGTGGATACGGCGGCAAAGGTGGCACCAGTTACAGTGGTGGTTTATCGGGTGGAAACACCTACGGCAGCTTGGACTACCCGACTGATCTTGGCTCCGGCGGTGGTGGCTGCAGCAGCAACGGTTCGGGCGAGGGTGGAATCGGTGGCGGAGCCGTGCGCTTTATCATCGCCAACACTTTAACGATCAATTCCGGCGCGCAGCTCTCTGCGACTGGTGGTCAAAGCGTCGGTTACCTTGGTTGCGGTGGCGGCTCTGGCGGTAGTATTTGGATCAACACTAAAAATCTAGTTTCAGTGACAAATGGAATCGCGGCCCTGGGAGGCTCCGGCAACCCAACGCCGGGGGATCCTTATGGAGCCGGTGGTGGCGGTGGTCGCATCGCGATTTACTATTCAGGAACCTATTCCGGCACTTTGAATGTGACTGGGGGAACATCGGCCTACACCAACGGAATTGGAAAAGACGGAACAACAACAGTGAAGCTCATTCAAAGCATTGTTCCGCACTTTTTCCGCGGGTATTAGAACGTCACATTATTGGTTGATTCGCACTTTCACGTGAGTGCATTCCAGAGGGTTGATCAACTCTGCTGTATCTGCTGCAATCCAACCTTCGTCGCCTACAGAGGACGAAAAACCAGAATCGATGGAAACTGCGAAAATCTCGGACTTGTTATTTGCAAATAAAAGGTACTGTGAGCTTGCACTGTCTTCACAGATTTGCGCCTCAACTGTTCCATTGTATAGAAGCCCTTGGGACACTTGAACGTCTCTGATCAACTGACGAAGTGCCTGACCAGAGCTTGCTTGAGCTGAGTTAAAAGCAAGTATGGAAGTAAGGGTGATCACCAAATTTAAAGCTTTCATAAAATCTCCTGTTTTTTTGGGTTTCAGGTACGAGGAGATTTTTACCACAGCTTGTATCACTGCCCGATTGTTTCTGCCTCAAAGTGCGGCAATACTGCCGCACCTTGAACCATCTACACCTGAGGATTTTGCGAAGCCTGTTGGCGTGGGGAGCTTGCTGGTGGGATCTTTAAGCTTTGCCCCGGTTGAATTTTATTTGGGTCAGAGAGGATATCGCGATTCGCTTCAAAAATTGCTTCGTACTTACTGGAGTCTCCATAAAATTGTTTGGCAATTTTTGACAATGTATCCCCGGCCTTCACCGTATAGGTTTGCGCTGCTGCCTGGCTGCTTGCGGTTGCACTGCTGGCAGGGGCTGCATTCTGGGCAACGGGACGGATTGACTGTTCCGGAGCTTTTTCATCCTTCTTACCATAAAGCTTTTCAGCTCCATCTTTGATGAAATCGAACATTCCCATAAGGACCTCCTATTTTGTCGTATTCCAATATCAGGCTAATCCCGTAGCCCGTCGTTACAAGGCTGGCTGTCAGTAATCATGGAGTACACTGGACCTGCCGGAGCATTTTCTGACAATGACAACTACCTTGGTATGGTTTTAGAGACATGATTGACCTTCCTTCATCCTGATCCTGATCAAGAACGTAATTCCTAGCAGAACAATCCCCAGCTAGCCAGTCACAAATACTTGCAAAGCACGAGGGCGGACTAAAAGTTCGACCGGTGTTTTGGTCTTGATATCTCCGTCAACATCCACGCTCATAGTGTGCTTTGTGCGAATTGACATCTTTTTGCCACTTAGAATCGTCACCGGATGATTCTTTTTGAACTTCCCGCTTAGCAAAGAGGGTATCAAAGCAAAGCCCTGCCACCAATTATCAACCTCTGTGCTCAACGCATGCAACTCTTCGTCTTCCAAGCTTGCATCCTCATGAATCACCAACCCATTTCCATAATTTCTGCCATTACACACAGAAAGCTGCCAGGAATAGGCCGTATGAACTTCGCCCTCACAGTCGATGCGAATTTTAAAGGGGGACATACGAGCGCCAACTTTAAAAGCCGTCAGCACAAAGGCGAAGACCCCGAGAAGCTTTTTCAAATCCGATCGCACCACTCGATTCACCTGTGTGCTAAGCCCCATACCGATAACGTTGACGAAGGGAATATCGTTGGCGACACCCACGTCGATCCTTTTTGTTTGCCCTTCCACAAGCAATGCCAGGGCTTTCTTATAATCCGTTGGGATTTCAAGTGACCTCGCCAGATTATTCGCTGTTCCCAAAGGTATTAGAAGCAATGGCATCTCGAACTTCATTAATGCGGGCAAGGCCTCGTTGACAGATCCATCCCCGCCCCCGATCAAGACCACGGGTTTTTGCCCGCTGAACTTGGCAATGACATCTATCAGCTTTTCCTTGTGCGGATCAAAACTGGAATTCAACACATTGAAGCCTTGGTCCTTCAACCAATTTTTTAT
This is a stretch of genomic DNA from Bdellovibrio sp. GT3. It encodes these proteins:
- a CDS encoding YegS/Rv2252/BmrU family lipid kinase — translated: MKNILVFVNPKARQGNQLDTEIKNWLKDQGFNVLNSSFDPHKEKLIDVIAKFSGQKPVVLIGGGDGSVNEALPALMKFEMPLLLIPLGTANNLARSLEIPTDYKKALALLVEGQTKRIDVGVANDIPFVNVIGMGLSTQVNRVVRSDLKKLLGVFAFVLTAFKVGARMSPFKIRIDCEGEVHTAYSWQLSVCNGRNYGNGLVIHEDASLEDEELHALSTEVDNWWQGFALIPSLLSGKFKKNHPVTILSGKKMSIRTKHTMSVDVDGDIKTKTPVELLVRPRALQVFVTG
- a CDS encoding LysM peptidoglycan-binding domain-containing protein, with the protein product MGMFDFIKDGAEKLYGKKDEKAPEQSIRPVAQNAAPASSATASSQAAAQTYTVKAGDTLSKIAKQFYGDSSKYEAIFEANRDILSDPNKIQPGQSLKIPPASSPRQQASQNPQV